ATGTGACCTTGAGATCCGCGATCTTTTGAATGAAGTTAAAATAAAAGCAGAACAAAAATACGGAGCAATTTTTTCTTTATATGAAGAAATTTCAGCAAAAATGCCAGAACCCAGTGAACGAAATATGGACCGACAGATGCTGGAAATATTATACTCTGCGTGGACTGGCGATGGTGGAATTTTAAGAATTACAAATATTATACAAAAGTTAGAGAGAAAAGAACTGTTAAGTAGTAAAGAATTACAACAGTTCATGGCAGGATGCAAGTCTAATTTTTTTATGAGGCCTATGCTACTTTTTGAGACAGCAGCAGAAAGTCGAGGCGATTGGGCTGTAAAGCTATTCAGGGAATTTTCGCCTAGGATGCGACAGCTAAGAGAAACGTTTAATACCATATTTAGAAACATATCTCTGAATATAGACGAAGACCCCTCAGATAAAGATCGCCCTGCGCTCATTTCAGCGTATGTTTCAATGTTAGAGTTAGAGATTTGGCTGCTTGAACGATATATTGCTATTGGCGAAGAACATGGAGTGCCAATAGAGACTTTATTAGAGTTTTCTCAATTTGATCCATCAGGGTATTTAAGTAGTAGGTGGGGAGAAGAAAAGATGCCTAATATCGGAGAGTTATTAGAAAGGGCAAAAGAAGTAATACAAGCCTGTTCGAGGGCAGGTAAAGGGCTTGAAGATACTGCTATAACCCAGGCCGCGCTTGCTGAGACTGCACCTCCAGGTATTCGTCATTTTGGAGAAATTGCAACTAGCGACGGTGTTATCAGCTATCCATTGGACATGTTCAGAGTCCTTGCGCAGGCTGGAGAGCCACTTACAGTTAGTGAGATTATGGAGCGATTAGAAGACTCACGTGCAATATCTGATATCACGCCATTAATCGCAAGAAATCTAATCCATGAGACTGACCTTGCTGGAACGCTTGGTGTAAAATATAGCCTTACCTTACCTGCAGAAGTTCGTGCTGATGAGATAATGGAGCTTCTTGCCACATTACCTCAGGGTATAGCCAGCTTAAGTAGTGATTGGGCAACGATTGATCAACAGATTAATGATATTTTGGCCCAGGCCGTACTTGCTGAGATTGTATCTCCGGGCGTTGGTCATATTGAACTACTTGATGAGCGCATATTGGATCTGTTGGTTACTAGACATGAATTGGGAAATATCATGGGATCAATATCTTTTAGCCTTGAAGCTATAGCCGAGAGTTCTTTACCCGAAAAACAGGTAAAGCAGATAAAAAAGGCAGTCCGTCTCAGAACCAGATTTCAGCGTAGTTTTTTGCGATTGACAGAACACGTAGATAGAATAAAAAGAGGAGATTACGATCCAGATAGAATAACCGATGAAGTTAGGATTACAGTCAAAGAGCTGCATAGTATAGTTACGGAGATAGAAACATTTATTACCTCTATTATGTCAGGCAGCGCTGCAGATAAAACTTTTGAAGAGATCATATTAAACAGGTGCCGTCAAGCAGATAGGTTATTAACAGAGTTTATTTCGGGCAAGAAAGTTTTGAATCTAGAAGAGATTGATTTAAAAGTAACATTGGCCGCAAGGTCTGACTATTTCCGGGATACTTGGAGGCGTCAAGGAAAAAATTTAGTTATAGTTGAGGATTATCCGGAAGAATTGCCGGTTACTGTTGACGCGAAAAAGATAGACCGGGCTATCACCAATTTGATAAACAATGCCTCTGAGGCAATGCCGGATGGCGGAGAGATAACAATATCAGCGGCCTCAGCAGAAGATGGAGTCGTAATCCGCATAAGCGATACAGGCAGGGGTATGTCTCCGGAATCAGTAGAAAAATTTCGTCAGGGCACCATAGGATTTTCTACCAAGCAGGAGGAGAAGGGCATGGTTCATGGATTAGGATTGTATGTTGTTCGGAGCATCGTTAATGCCCACCACGGCACTATAGATATTGAAACGGGACCTGGCAAGGGCACTACCTTTACCATTACCCTGCCCATTACTCAACCCTCCAGTCCACAGATTGAAGTAAAGGTGCTTGTTCTTGACGATGTGCCAGACATGCTTGAAGCAACGAAAGCTACCATAGCTTGCCCAGAGGTCAGAGAGATAAAAACCGCACAGAGCATAGAACAAGGCCTCGAGGCATTAGAGAGAAACCCGGACATTAATTTTTTAGTTCTTGATTTCAGATTAAGGGATTATCCTGCCGAGAATGGCGTGGAATTCTGCAGGCAGGCATTTAGCACCCCATATAATTTCACAGGCAAAGTTGTATTATACTCCGCAGATGATATGGCTGTAATAAATGAGCTTAAGAGACACCCGGATCTTTGGGATAGATATCAGGATGGACAAATCTCGATTCAACTCGAGCATAGCCCAAATGCAACACATATGTCAAATGCATTTGAGCTTATAAGGGCAAAGATAGTAGCCTTTTCTAGAGGCGAGGAAATAGGGATAAAAGGAGAAGTAGATATAGCTGAAATAGAACAAGAATTACCGTTAGGGGTATTAGATATACAACCTGAAGATATTGGCGTAACCTCTAATATTGTAGATAGATTTAGAGATTGCCATGTAATCATAGCAGATGACAAACCTTTTATAAGAAATGCCATTGAGGCAACAGTAAGTGGATTTTTTGATATGGTGCATAAAGCAGGGACTGCTGAGAACACTGTAGCATTGATTAAGAGCTTGCGCGCGGAAGGAGTGCCTGATGAAAGAATAATCATCCTTGCAGATTTTGAATTTGGAACAGAGCAGACAGGTATAAGGCGAAAAGACGGTCGCGATCTCCTGAATATAACGAGATTGCATCCGAATGCCGGCTATCCCGAAGAAGTGCTTAACTTCAAAGGATATTTCTTTTTTGTTTCAGGGAGCATTATATCAAAGGATCAGATACCGGGGTTTGATAAATCTGAAAAGGATATAGACCCGGCCCTCAAAGAAAGATACGGTATTGACTATAAAGAAAAGAATGCAGATGAAGATTTCCCGATTGATTTACTGAAGATGGTGTATAGGCGTTTGCAGGATCCGTATGATTTAAGCAAAGATGTATTAGAGCCACTTCCTAGCCGCCCAATGTCAAAACCCGCCGATGTCAGTTTTTTAAACGGGGGGGTTAATGATTTTGAGGTGAGGATGAAGATGGGGTTAAGGGCGCTAAAAGACTCATTATCAGAGATTAGAGGTGAGGCAGAAGATATAGAGGCGCATTCAAGGATAGAGGCGCAACTTTCTAAGATGAGCGCGTTTTTTGAATTTGGGAATGTAAGCAAGGATTTACCGTTTAATGCGAGGACGCATAATTATAAAGGGCGTATTTTCTATGTGGCCGGATATTTAATCCCTGAGACACGAAAAGAAATATCGTTACTCAATCCCTCTGACAGGCAAAAATATAGGGCATTTATCGAACAATTAGACAATCTCATCTTGACCCTGAGCGTTGCCGAAAACTATATGCTCAGATTATTGAGGTTATCCGCAACAGTTGGTAATGTAGAGAGGGCTGTTGGCCTCGAAGATTTTATGAAAACCACTATAGGGGCATTTCTGAGTGATTACGGAGAAGAGGTAACTATCGAGACTGATTTCGATGAGGACGAACTTTCTAATTTAGAATTTCCTTACGGCCTTACCTTTATTGTTTCGTATCTATTGGATAATGCCCATGAGCAGTACCGTATAAAATATGGCAGGGATTTTAAAGGGGTAATATACTTTAAGATTAATAAGGAAAAAGAGATGCTTGAGGTTTCAATACTAGATGAAGCAGGCGGTATACCTGACGATATATTGCCGTATATATTCTTGAGGAAATTCACCACAAAACCGCACGGCACAGGGTATGGATTATTCTGGGCGAAAAAGCTTATACATATGTTTGACGGAGATATTACGGCGCATAATGAAGGAGAAGGCGCCTGTTTTACGGTAATGCTTCCTCTAAAGTGGCAGCACATTATAAAGAAAAAAGAACAAGTACCTGAGAGACTTGTCCAGGGGGTTTTTCACATATTGAGAGAACGCGGCAATCCTGAGGCAGATGAACTTGCGGAACCGCTTGCAAGAGAGATATATAGCTATAGCGCAAAGATCGCTGAGATTACAAAGACCCGAGAGACGATTTCTTATGACTTTATTCGCTCGTCATATGTAAGGCTTAATATCGAAACCATGCTTTCTCGTTATTTTCAGGCAACATGTACGGGTGACCCCGAACTTTTTAGAACTATTATTTTTGAAAAGGGCACTACCGAGGAAGAGGTAGGGAATCTTTTATTATCCCTACTCGCGCTTAAAAAAGTCGAAGCAAAAGATGATATTACATTCACGCATTTACCGGAAAGGCAGGCAGTTGCGCTCGATTATGATGATTTTGAAGGCCAGGCGAAAATTTTGTTACGCTCAGAAGAAAATATCTCAAGAGAAAGTGAAGGTATCGCATCAGAAAGAAGGAAAGAATATCAGAGGCTTTTAAGGCAGATTGGATATTCAATACATAAAATATCAGGAACCGATCTGGCAATTATGGGAGCTAATGTTAAGCGGATTAAGGAAATTTCCAAAGAAAAGAAAGACGAGCTTTTAGACTTATTTTATCAAGAGCTTCCTCAACGCATACTTCTACAGCTAATACACCAATATACATCTTCGGGCGAACAATTGTCAGGGTTTGAAGAAGATATTTTGACGGTAGAAAGGATAGATGGCTGGTATGGCGCAATTTCTGATTTATTAGGCGCAATTACGAATTTAAAACAGCGTTTGGACCGGGAACTAGAAGGGATTCAATTTGTCGATAAAGACAGAGCAAAAGAGATAATAGAGATAATAGAGAGGACTGCTAACGACGCGCGGAGCCTATCACAACTTTTAAACAAAGAAAAGATTAAAGATAAAGAGTTCATGGACATTGCAAGCTATCTTGATGGACAAGAGCAGTTTCACTTTACTGTTACACCTGGCACTCGATTGTGGTTAAAAAGTTTCTTTCTTAAGAATATCATGTTGAATATTCTTAAGTCTAAGCCTGAAGGCGAGGATATTTCTGTAACTGTAAGCGAAGAGGATGGTTATACTGTTTTTGATATAAACTATAAAGAGCATGTTGATACAGAAACAATGTTTGAATCTAAGACGAAAGGCGAACCGTGGTATCGCGGCCCTCTTGTTTTAGATTTAGTTGACGCAGTAGATGGTGAGATAAGAGCAGAAAATGTAGGTGAGAATGTTGAGATAACCATCAGATTTCCTCTTCCAAAATTGCCTTCCCTTGGTATTGCTAAACTTGGGGAAAAGGGTGATGCAAAATCTCAATATCCTGCCACCGTTGCCAGAGTCGGACGTGAAGAAGAAACCCCTGACATAACCGGAAGGGTGTTAATAGAAAGAGATAGTCAAAAAGGATACACAATAGCATTTGACTATGATCCTGACACTGAAACCACCCTAGCTAAAGAAGAGCAAGATATATTAAGGCATTCTCTAAGGGACTGGATAGCAACCTTAGACCATGCGCCTCCTGAAGAGATTCCAATATTTGCCTCCTATGATCTCGACCAGGTCGCAGAGCATAAACCTGAAAGAATAGAGATTAACAGGGCCTTACTTAGAGCCCCTCCTCAAGACCCAGCAGAACGCGCTGAACTAGGCATAAGACATACCCCGGAAGAACACCAGCTATTCATAGACGGCGTTATATGGCATGAAGGTTTTCATTTCTTAAATCCAGCCCACTCAGAAGAACAAGCCCAACAAGCTACATTAGAATTTTTCGAATCAAGGCCAGATATACGACAGGCCACTATAAATGTATTGGATGAAGATAACCAGAACCTGATACATGGCCTTGAGTGGCTTAAAAAATTACACGGATTAAAGACAATAGAGGTGGCTTTAAGATTTGATGCCTATTCGTGGGGGACGGGACTTATTTGGGGGACAGACGAGGCATCTGAAGATTTATGG
The nucleotide sequence above comes from bacterium. Encoded proteins:
- a CDS encoding GHKL domain-containing protein, which encodes AGTLETWHKIFKHDAGHDVEFAYNTGNKIPSWFQENKNAQFWADFYDPRFLLQIIRGEPIVRLMDMEGWPGGADYPHIALFCNFVNEVSSGRLGRGWVEIERRVGEEGIDFEQAFEDVVGLSLDEAMEQFYNQLLPIAINSVDYVINLEYERGSIEEATGVDCSDLDAEGLKGVLRDALRTKAIAEKQASVAEPVVSPKEKKISPAKTSALELIKKDVGLEIFFDGTQLRVVSNDKVLDLPEVPDEYIIHTLQRPLDQFTTSVGIFEDDGNSLADLVRGKEIAVIGPGPSLIEAREWLRREPEIQAIHVVELDRDNFTGIFEEWLTLSSRERQRIRLHRADGRHMPFDDEKFAVVYTASIGTDVLGNEGTIDLLKEIERVVAPNGAIIGNITLSGIRDLPNVLHDINLSDKGVPYDVLYYAHKLPVLSLAGADEPALTGASYAERQGARWTVSVMGQTFKGSRNEVRNNILNMILEKDDLSWDEGDAETLAGFLCDLEIRDLLNEVKIKAEQKYGAIFSLYEEISAKMPEPSERNMDRQMLEILYSAWTGDGGILRITNIIQKLERKELLSSKELQQFMAGCKSNFFMRPMLLFETAAESRGDWAVKLFREFSPRMRQLRETFNTIFRNISLNIDEDPSDKDRPALISAYVSMLELEIWLLERYIAIGEEHGVPIETLLEFSQFDPSGYLSSRWGEEKMPNIGELLERAKEVIQACSRAGKGLEDTAITQAALAETAPPGIRHFGEIATSDGVISYPLDMFRVLAQAGEPLTVSEIMERLEDSRAISDITPLIARNLIHETDLAGTLGVKYSLTLPAEVRADEIMELLATLPQGIASLSSDWATIDQQINDILAQAVLAEIVSPGVGHIELLDERILDLLVTRHELGNIMGSISFSLEAIAESSLPEKQVKQIKKAVRLRTRFQRSFLRLTEHVDRIKRGDYDPDRITDEVRITVKELHSIVTEIETFITSIMSGSAADKTFEEIILNRCRQADRLLTEFISGKKVLNLEEIDLKVTLAARSDYFRDTWRRQGKNLVIVEDYPEELPVTVDAKKIDRAITNLINNASEAMPDGGEITISAASAEDGVVIRISDTGRGMSPESVEKFRQGTIGFSTKQEEKGMVHGLGLYVVRSIVNAHHGTIDIETGPGKGTTFTITLPITQPSSPQIEVKVLVLDDVPDMLEATKATIACPEVREIKTAQSIEQGLEALERNPDINFLVLDFRLRDYPAENGVEFCRQAFSTPYNFTGKVVLYSADDMAVINELKRHPDLWDRYQDGQISIQLEHSPNATHMSNAFELIRAKIVAFSRGEEIGIKGEVDIAEIEQELPLGVLDIQPEDIGVTSNIVDRFRDCHVIIADDKPFIRNAIEATVSGFFDMVHKAGTAENTVALIKSLRAEGVPDERIIILADFEFGTEQTGIRRKDGRDLLNITRLHPNAGYPEEVLNFKGYFFFVSGSIISKDQIPGFDKSEKDIDPALKERYGIDYKEKNADEDFPIDLLKMVYRRLQDPYDLSKDVLEPLPSRPMSKPADVSFLNGGVNDFEVRMKMGLRALKDSLSEIRGEAEDIEAHSRIEAQLSKMSAFFEFGNVSKDLPFNARTHNYKGRIFYVAGYLIPETRKEISLLNPSDRQKYRAFIEQLDNLILTLSVAENYMLRLLRLSATVGNVERAVGLEDFMKTTIGAFLSDYGEEVTIETDFDEDELSNLEFPYGLTFIVSYLLDNAHEQYRIKYGRDFKGVIYFKINKEKEMLEVSILDEAGGIPDDILPYIFLRKFTTKPHGTGYGLFWAKKLIHMFDGDITAHNEGEGACFTVMLPLKWQHIIKKKEQVPERLVQGVFHILRERGNPEADELAEPLAREIYSYSAKIAEITKTRETISYDFIRSSYVRLNIETMLSRYFQATCTGDPELFRTIIFEKGTTEEEVGNLLLSLLALKKVEAKDDITFTHLPERQAVALDYDDFEGQAKILLRSEENISRESEGIASERRKEYQRLLRQIGYSIHKISGTDLAIMGANVKRIKEISKEKKDELLDLFYQELPQRILLQLIHQYTSSGEQLSGFEEDILTVERIDGWYGAISDLLGAITNLKQRLDRELEGIQFVDKDRAKEIIEIIERTANDARSLSQLLNKEKIKDKEFMDIASYLDGQEQFHFTVTPGTRLWLKSFFLKNIMLNILKSKPEGEDISVTVSEEDGYTVFDINYKEHVDTETMFESKTKGEPWYRGPLVLDLVDAVDGEIRAENVGENVEITIRFPLPKLPSLGIAKLGEKGDAKSQYPATVARVGREEETPDITGRVLIERDSQKGYTIAFDYDPDTETTLAKEEQDILRHSLRDWIATLDHAPPEEIPIFASYDLDQVAEHKPERIEINRALLRAPPQDPAERAELGIRHTPEEHQLFIDGVIWHEGFHFLNPAHSEEQAQQATLEFFESRPDIRQATINVLDEDNQNLIHGLEWLKKLHGLKTIEVALRFDAYSWGTGLIWGTDEASEDLWNISNQFAFQLGNLKKHYLKSEYMSLTPQEKEVFEILGELYMEITWREPSLEKMDEIIERIIAISKKEDAQALQLRMNLRQLYANYAYVAASFIAGRRHEDIAHELKNRMEEIVGDLMEVTPEAVINHPFWGRAISFMVEHYLPVEDPQYNNKPIQNLYL